A region of the Salvelinus sp. IW2-2015 unplaced genomic scaffold, ASM291031v2 Un_scaffold5527, whole genome shotgun sequence genome:
CAGAAAGATGCAATGAATTTCTCTATCTGCTTTACATTAGCTGAACTTTGCTTTTCCTTGRCTACTCCTGAAACTCCCACTCATGTCCCCTGTTCATGTCTTGGCTCTGGTAATCCCTGGAATATGACAAAGTCTCAAACCGTGATTACCTGGATGGAAAACGGAGGCAGAAAATAATGGATTTTGTTACAAATGATTGTTAGATTTTCTGTTCCCAACTCTTACCTCTGAAAGTTTCCTAGAATAATTAGATATCAAATTAGTCTTCTCTATTGTAAARTATTGTGTTAGATGTTTTCCTTTTTAATATGTGCTGGACATAAAGTGGTCATTCCAGAGAGCTACTGCCTAAATCCTGCAACGCAGCTTTGATTCAATGTAGTCCTTAATGTTAAGGTTAGAGTTGAAGGAGTGTGGATCAGCCAGCCCTCACACAKGGTCCCACACCACAGTAAACTACTTCATACTCACACTACTGTAGTGTTCAATTATGCCCAAGGACCAAAGTTAATGTCTTTATTTAATCTTCATTTATACAGGTAAGTATAACTTAACACATTTCCTATTTTAAAATGATGACCTGTCCCAAGGCATAGACAGCAGTGAGAGAGGCTTGGGGTATAAGAAGCTCTGACGAGTAGTGGTAACGTCTCTCTGAAAGACCACACTTgacaaattcatattttgtgcactctgaaactagCACATGTAATCTCACCATAATTTGGTTGTCACTCTCTGATATAATTTCATAACACTAGATCTAGTTCCGCCATTCaggtacagtcaataaaacaaatATCCCCAGAATGTCTGACTCCAGTAGTCCGCTCTTTGCCCCCCTCCAAGAAGACCCAGGCCAGTAGAATATCCCAGCCTCATAGCCCTAGTACCACACCTGTGTTTATTGAATCGTATGAAGAATACCAGACATGCCTCTGGTCTGAATGGGCTGTGTTTATCCTGTTAAGCAGCAGTTCTGGTGGAGCGCTGGCACCGTATAGTAGTTAATGCTCTTCCTGTGTACTCCTGAGGGGCTGCGAATGTCAGCAGCTGGTTGGACAGCTACTACATCGGCAAGGTctctatcccaaatggcacctgttCCCTAatgtgtgcactacttttgaccaggccatcaaaagtagtgcactaaatagggaatagagagccatttgggatgtagcctagaGCTACTGTGCCCGCATGAAGCTGAGCCCTCAGCAGATGTGGGTTAATATTGTAACCCACATCTGTGCTGCTTCCCAGCACTGTGGAAGGAAGCTGGTTACTAGAGAGCTCCTGACGGTTGGTCCACATCTGGGTTATTGTCTTGGTAGACCTGTTTGGTTGCTGTCATTGGGTGATGCTGACAGACGATATATATGGGCAGTGTTGCCAGTACGTTGGTTGTTATTTAATGTGTGAATGTAATCAGCAGAGAACGTCCTGTTTTCCTCTGGCTGTCCGACAGGGTATGCTGAGAAACAACACAGCCAGGCCTTCAGGGCATGGAGGATGACTTTCAGGGAATCAATGTTTTCATGTTGATTACATTCATATCAGGTTCATCCTAGATCTGCCTGGAATGTTTTTTAAAAGCCCCATAAGTCCAGTGTTGGTCATATCTTGGCAGGTTCTCTCTTCCCATCATTACAGCTGACAACTATAcctgtggaggaggagggtgacaTGATTAGCTGACATGTCCCCAGCATGTTGCTGTGATAGCCACTAACAACAATACCTTAATGATTCAAACATTTAGTAGTGGCTGGCTGACTGTGCTGTTTGGAAGGAGCTAGCTAgtgagcaagagggagagaagagggagtatTCCTTTTCATTTGTAGACTGGCACAGCCTGAAAGCCAGTCCTGAGCTCCTCAGCCTCCTGCACAATACCTCACTTGTGCTGCTACTTTGGCCCAGGAATGTGAGGCTCACCTTCATATGTCTGACAGCAGTTTGTTTTGGAATGAGAGATATTATTCACCACCACATCGTACTGCTGCAAACATCGTTCTCTCATCGTctcttcgctctccctctctgaagAGCTGAGGCAGCCCCAATGATGCGGTTGAAACCCCCATAAACCACTGCTTTAGATAGTCCGCTTCTATTCAtaaatgtgaaagtaattgaTCCGCACGTCTGAACAGTGTATTTTGTCAAGGCATGTATGCCAGGTGTGGGCTAGGTGCAAAAATGTTGTTCAGAGACTAATCATATAGCATACTCTCGTGTGTTCACATCGGCCTCTGGAAAATAGAGCCTGACAATCTTAGCCTGTTCTTAGATAAAGTCTACCTAACACTACTATCTAATAAGAAAGTGGAATGCCGGCAGCATGAAAATAGGCCTTTCAGTAGCCAGTTGTACTCTGTACTGTACTGGGGCCTGATCGGAGTCCTTGACTAATCCTGAACAACAAAGGGCATTGAGAAATGATCAGGGCTGTTTAACGTCTGGAGGTCTGTATTGATGTTGTACTTCATGATGCAGTGGCTGGGTATTCACACTGACTAGACTACTACTGATGTTGTACTTCATGATGCAGTGGCTGGGTATATCACACTGACTAGACTACTACTGATGTTGGACTTCATGATGCAGTGGCTGGGTATTCACACTGACTAGACTACTACGTGATGTTGTACTTCATGATGCAGTGGCTGGGTATTCACACTGACTAGACCACTACTGTATGGTCACCGGCTGACCCTGAGAGTCTCCATTGTTCTCACAGTGTTATCACTATGGATGTTTGGGGGCAACTTGACATTGTTCATAACACTTGACTGCTTCAGAGGCTAAATCAGCTGAGTATATCTGGGTCAAATACTTTTAAATACTGGGAAGTGTTTTCAGGGCTGGCAAACGAAGTAGTGTACAGTAGATATCAGTCATTCATGACTCCAGTCATACCATAGTGTACATGTGGTCTTCTAGGATTAGTCACCACTGAGCGTTGACACGTCACAATGGAACGTACAGTGTCAGAGGGGTCTGTTTGTTgatcttttctccaatactattggTCCATTatcatgtcaatcaacgcttgaatagaaacgtagctTACACTGGATTTTATGCCAACGCAGTCGCTACACAAtcccattagttttcattgcagcctgtTTGAATACCACGGTTATGCATAATGTGTACTAACACCGTTAACTAGCACTGTGGTCTTCTAACATTAGTTGACATGGGAGCCCTTATATACATTGTTTTCCTGGAACTATTATCATCACTTCCTCTGTCTTATGTTCTGCCTGCTGCGTTCTCTATAGCATGTTGCATAGCAACAAAAACATGATTCACTGGTGTGACAGTTTGAAATACCACTGGAGCACAACACAATGGCATACCAAAGATGTGTTTTTGTACAGATGACAATTATTTCCAAAGGGAAATGTTATTAGAGGTTGATATGAGTTATTGGCTTCGAACGTTTCCCTCAGTGATCAGCATCAGAGACCTTTCCTTTGGCTTCCATCTAGCTGGGTATTCCCTCTTTTCAGCCAGAGCCATTGTTGTGCTCTTTGAAGCATTGTCTCCTTCAGTGATTCTGAAATGACTTGTCCTCTTATTGTGTACTAGGCTCTGCTTCCTTTGAAGCAAGAGTCCTCCTTTTTCTTACATCACCCCTGtctggcaccccccccccccccacgaacAAAGGCCTGAAAATTGAACCAGGCTCCTTAGTGTCAACATTCATCAGCGGAGCAAAAAGGCAGACCTCGACGTGCGTGCGCGCGCACACAGAGGGTGCATCCTTAGTACCTTTGTCAGATGTATTGCTTTTTGGGGATTTTGGGAAGCACAATTGTGTGGAAACATCACACGTCTTGGTGAGCATCAGTGGCTGTGAATGGTGATTTCCATGAGCCCTGACAGGCTAGTTGAAGAGGTTGCCACCAGCCTACTGTGGTGGGCCAGAGATCTAAAGGAATGCAGGGTGTTGGGAGGGATGACTAGAAGGATACAGGGGTCAGAGAGTCAGACTACATGGTTCTACTGCTTCTATCTGCTCTGAGAGCAGCCTCCTGCCCTAAAAAGTAGTTTCTGTTATTCATTATTCTGTTCACAATAACACTTTGCCTTGTCATTGTCTGACTGGCTCATCCAATCCCACCTTCCTGTTTTAACCTGCTCTCCACATGCAGAGGATTACAGGAAGACTGATACATTGTCTTTGGTTTCTGCTTCAGGAAATGGAAGATTTGATCCAGGCCTTCATAGCTTCTAAGTGGTATTTCAGGTGATGGGGAGGCTCATGAGACGCCTGCTTCTGTTCATTTGTTTGTTTCCCAGGGAACTGTGAGATTAATAAAAATGTCTCCCAAAATATTTGTCTTGATTTTCTTAGCATGGTTCTTCAAATTTGTTTTGCTCTTGCGCTTCTAATGCCTGTATAAAATAAACAGCATGGATATCCCCCACAGTGAAAAGTGTTTTATAATCTTAAGGGCATGAAATCTACACTGGGAATAGTTTGTCATGTGATCAGTTATTGAGTAGTATtatgggtcctggatgctgatcaaggggatacctagtcagatgtacaactgaaatgagtcttctgcatttaacccaacccctccgaatCAGAGGTAAGCTGTGGTATCAGACAATTTACCATGGGTATGATGCAAATGctcttgtttactgttctatttatgtGAACTAtttcataatagcaataaggcatttTGCGGGTTTGTGCTATATGCCAACATGCTATGGGCTGTATTCTGCGCTGCAGCAtgcatagccgtggtatattggacatataccacacccctcaggccttattgcctAAATAGCACGTGGGTACCTGTAGAATTCGTTTATATGTGAGGACACTTTTTCCTTCATCTCTTGTCTTCCATTCACAGATCTTTCGGCGACCAGCTCGGACTTACCTGTACCTGGATGACCAATCAGGAGACTCCGTAGACGACGACGGTTACAACTCTGGCTCAGGGTCCGGTGATATGAGTAAGCAATGGTTACCTTCTTCTAAAATATTTCACCCTTGTTTCCTAATGTCATATACATAGCAACCTSATAATGCCATGTTAAGCGTTTTAGCTGTATGTAAAGCTATAATTGTACTGGCTCTACGAAGGTCCTAGACGGTGCACAGAAACCTTTTSACTTTGTTTAGACTACTAGGGCACACTGGTACTGCAGGATCACAATGGACCTACGGAGGCGGTGAAAGCACAGATGTTTCACATGCAGTCAACCAAGACTATGTTAATTACCCAGCACATGTCATGTAGAGAGACGTTCAATAATGAATGAGTCATTATTTCATATACCCTAACCTGAAGTGATACTGAACCATAGactgtataatgtactgtacaagAACACCCAAACAGATCTGGCTTGCAGTCTATTTCTGAGTCAGTATGACAGGGGTTGTGTGAMGTTATTGGTCGACTCATTATGAAAAGGGCCTCTATSATTAGTAGTGAATCCATTAGCACTGGCATTGTTGTGATTTGTTGTTTATCATGTTAGCCCTGCCTGCGAACCAAATTTCTCTTTGGggtcaatacattttagattatttTCCTCCTCAGCTATCGGTGAGGTCACTGAGCGAGTCAAAGTGAAAAGGGTGTTCGCCGCTCCTGAAGCAGAGCCAACCCAGGACTCTCTACCAGAACTTTCAACCGCCGTGGAGATGTTTACAGTCACTGACCTGAGCACAGAAATAGCTGAGACAGAAACTGAGACTGAAACAGAGGTATGCCTCTCTTTTTAACTGACTTTWGTGTGGGCTTTTGAGCCGGTAGTGTGATTGTTTCATTTCGCCTCGCACTGCTGGCATGGCAAGGACTTAATAGTATCCCTGTGGTTTTATAGTTGCTGTGAAAAATctaaatctctctttctccctctgtctgtgtgtcagacCCAGGTCCCTGAACGGTCTCTGGACRTRACAGAGGAGACTGTAATCAGTAGTGAAGCTCCTCCCAGCACCACCGGTGCTTCCGGGTTGCTGTACGAGGCAGACACACCCTACGATGTACACTCCGAAAACCTATTCCAGAGGACAGAGGTCCTAGCAGGTATGTTCTGGTTTATGTATTCAGGAGATCGTATTGACATTAACATCTCTCTTTTTCCAATGAGACCTGAGCATAATGAAAGCAATAAAATATCATCAGACAACATATGTTAAACATAACACAAAAAAGCGATACACACTACGATAATGATTCATCAAAACGGTCATCTGAAATCTATCAGTTCCAATTGAAGAGATCATTTTTCAATACAGCCCACTATCAGAGATTGGATCTGAAACATGGCCTCTGTCTTAAATTGGGTAACTCTAGACTTTGCTTTCAGAATCAATAAAAACAGACTCTTTGTCTTGGCGTTTTGATAGCAGAGGGAAGGAGACTGAGTCAAGCAACCAACAACACTTCGGGATTGTTTTACAATGAAAGCATGTTATGAATGAAGAGTATAATTGTGACTCCTCCTGAGTCGGCTCCGTCTCATATTTGATTAGTCCATTGATCTTAACTTTGATGCACTAGACTGCAGCTATCAGGGTGCTTTTTCCCATTAATTTCTCAATGTGAGTTGTTGCCAAACATTTGATACAAAGCAATCATAGTTCCCTCT
Encoded here:
- the LOC112078307 gene encoding syndecan-2, yielding MKLSPQQMWVNIVTHICAASQHCGRKLVTRELLTIFRRPARTYLYLDDQSGDSVDDDGYNSGSGSGDMTIGEVTERVKVKRVFAAPEAEPTQDSLPELSTAVEMFTVTDLSTEIAETETETETETQVPERSLDXTEETVISSEAPPSTTGASGLLYEADTPYDVHSENLFQRTEVLAGMFWFMYSGDRIDINISLFPMRPEHNESNKISSDNIC